The Ancylobacter sp. WKF20 genome contains a region encoding:
- a CDS encoding ABC transporter ATP-binding protein: MVPAKLANTFRNMVSPETRDTVKRLFMTDGRRHWKGYAISFVFMGLMAGSTSGLAYLMGTVINRIFVEQNSSAIWILSAAVLALSVIKGFASYGQSVTLARVGNRIVADNQKRVLDRLLSQDVRFFSGSHTAEIMLRFTTGAQGARNVLNLIITSLGRDLLSVIGLTAVMIIQDPFMAMIGLIVMPLAVGGVRSLIRKVQKIFSREFHAASQIMTESIEAFQGIRTVKSFTMEDDLRAKIYGRVDNMEKASNRMIRAQSQSGPLMEALGGVAIGLVVMYAGWGVLHGGRTPGEFFSVITALLLSYEPAKRLARLNIDLTTHLIGARMLFDMLDRPAIETDQPETPKLTVTKGEIAFDDVYFGYREDEPVLRGLSFIAEAGKTTALVGPSGGGKSTIMSLIERFYEVDSGSIKVDGQDVRGVTYRSLREAIGFVSQDVFLFSGTIRDNIAAGRPGASEEEIIEAARAANAHNFIMGFSEGYQSRVGEHGAQLSGGQRQRIAIARAFLKNAPILLLDEATAALDSESEAEVQKALRLLEQNRTTIVIAHRLQTVVSADCICVIDSGRVVESGRHEELVAKRGRYYNFHQLQFSGQEERLSA, from the coding sequence ATGGTGCCTGCCAAGCTGGCCAATACCTTCCGCAACATGGTCTCGCCGGAGACGCGGGACACGGTGAAGCGGCTGTTCATGACCGATGGACGCCGGCACTGGAAGGGATACGCCATCTCCTTCGTCTTCATGGGTCTCATGGCCGGGTCCACCTCGGGCCTCGCCTATCTCATGGGGACGGTAATCAACCGAATCTTCGTCGAGCAGAACTCGTCGGCGATCTGGATTCTCTCGGCGGCGGTCCTCGCGCTCAGCGTCATCAAGGGCTTCGCGTCCTACGGCCAGTCCGTCACGCTCGCGCGCGTCGGCAACCGGATCGTCGCGGATAACCAGAAGCGGGTGCTCGACCGCCTGCTCTCGCAGGATGTGCGCTTCTTCAGCGGCAGCCACACCGCCGAGATCATGCTGCGGTTCACCACCGGTGCGCAGGGCGCCCGGAACGTGCTGAACCTCATCATCACCAGCCTCGGCCGCGACCTTCTCTCGGTCATCGGCCTGACGGCGGTGATGATCATCCAGGATCCGTTCATGGCGATGATCGGCCTGATCGTCATGCCGCTGGCCGTCGGTGGCGTGCGCAGCCTGATCCGCAAGGTGCAGAAGATCTTCTCGCGCGAGTTCCACGCCGCCTCGCAGATCATGACCGAATCGATCGAGGCGTTTCAGGGCATCCGCACGGTGAAGTCCTTCACCATGGAGGACGACCTGCGCGCCAAGATCTATGGCCGCGTCGACAATATGGAGAAGGCGTCGAACCGGATGATCCGGGCGCAGTCCCAGTCCGGCCCGCTCATGGAGGCCCTGGGCGGCGTCGCGATCGGCCTCGTCGTCATGTATGCCGGCTGGGGCGTGCTGCATGGCGGCCGCACGCCGGGCGAGTTCTTCTCGGTCATCACCGCGCTCCTGCTCAGCTACGAGCCGGCCAAGCGCCTCGCGCGGCTCAACATCGACCTGACCACGCATCTCATCGGCGCGCGCATGTTGTTCGATATGCTCGACCGCCCGGCGATCGAGACCGATCAGCCGGAGACGCCGAAGCTCACCGTTACCAAGGGCGAGATCGCCTTCGACGACGTGTATTTCGGCTATCGCGAGGACGAGCCGGTGCTGCGCGGCCTGAGCTTCATCGCCGAAGCCGGCAAGACCACCGCGCTGGTCGGCCCGTCCGGCGGCGGCAAGAGCACGATCATGAGCCTGATCGAGCGCTTCTATGAGGTCGACTCCGGCAGCATCAAGGTCGATGGCCAGGATGTGCGAGGCGTCACCTATCGCTCGCTGCGCGAAGCCATCGGCTTTGTCAGCCAGGACGTGTTCCTGTTCTCCGGCACGATCCGCGACAATATCGCCGCCGGCCGTCCCGGCGCCTCGGAAGAGGAGATCATCGAGGCCGCCCGCGCCGCCAATGCGCACAACTTCATCATGGGCTTCAGCGAGGGCTATCAGAGCCGCGTGGGCGAACATGGCGCGCAACTCTCCGGCGGCCAGCGCCAGCGCATCGCCATTGCCCGCGCCTTCCTGAAGAACGCGCCGATTCTCTTGCTCGACGAGGCGACCGCCGCGCTCGACAGCGAATCGGAGGCGGAGGTCCAGAAGGCGCTGCGCCTGCTCGAGCAGAACCGCACCACGATCGTCATCGCCCATCGCCTGCAGACCGTCGTGAGCGCCGATTGCATCTGCGTGATCGACAGCGGCCGCGTGGTCGAAAGTGGCCGCCACGAAGAGCTCGTGGCCAAGCGCGGGCGCTATTACAACTTCCACCAGCTCCAGTTCTCGGGGCAGGAGGAACGCCTCAGCGCGTGA